The Candidatus Methylomirabilota bacterium sequence CGGTTGATCTGCTGAGCTCCTTGACTTCCGCCGAACACGAGCACAGTCACTCTCCCGGGGTCCAGCTGAAAGGCCTCGAGCCCCTTCCGCCGGTCAGCCTCCAGGATCTCGCGGCGGATCGGATTCCCTGTCACCACGACGTCCCGTCGAAAATACGAACGGCTCTCGCCGAAGCTCACCGCCACCGTGTTCGCAACCCGCGCCAGGACCCGATTGGTCAGGCCAGGAGAGAAGTTCTGTTCGTGGATGAGGAGGGGAATCCGCCTGAGCACAGCCGCTATGGATACGGGTCCTGCCGCGTAGCCACCGACGCCGACGACAACGCGAGGTCGGTGTTGTCCAAGGAGCCAAAGGGCACGGGTCAGTGCCTGGGGGAGCAGAGCAAGGGATCTGGCCTGACCCTGGAGCCTTCTCCCCCTCAGTCCCTCGACGCGGATCGATTCCAAGGAAAATCCCTCCGCAGGAAAGGCAGCCGCCTCCAGTCCTCGAGCCGTGCCGACCATCAGAACCTCGATGCCTCGTGCCCTGAGCTCCCTCGCAAGGGCCAGAGCAGGAAAGACATGGCCTCCCGTTCCTCCACCTGCCAGGACCACTTTCACCGCCTTCCTCCGCGAAGACGGAGATATCCGGGATAGACCGGAGGACAGCGAGAGATACTTAGCAGGATACCTACCCCGATGAGGCTCATCACGAGCGACGTGCCCCCGAAACTTACGA is a genomic window containing:
- the murG gene encoding undecaprenyldiphospho-muramoylpentapeptide beta-N-acetylglucosaminyltransferase — encoded protein: MKVVLAGGGTGGHVFPALALARELRARGIEVLMVGTARGLEAAAFPAEGFSLESIRVEGLRGRRLQGQARSLALLPQALTRALWLLGQHRPRVVVGVGGYAAGPVSIAAVLRRIPLLIHEQNFSPGLTNRVLARVANTVAVSFGESRSYFRRDVVVTGNPIRREILEADRRKGLEAFQLDPGRVTVLVFGGSQGAQQINRAVAEALPHLTRLRDRLQFIHATGERDHSVLEEGYRGWKGEARILPFIEDMASAYAAADLVVCRAGATTIAELIALGKPALLVPYPFATNDHQQGNAEEVVRVGGARLILDRDLTGHRLALELQELLDDATTLAAMGRASQSLGRPQAASHVADLVCQLAGVEA